The window ttcctgttGCTGAAGGGGTAGGAATTTTCTTGAAGTTCAGTTTAGAAAAACAAAGACAACTGCAGAGTATTCCAGAATCAGAAATAAAACAAAGAAAGTGACGAAGGATCATGCAAgtcacagtgaaaatacaacaaGTAGAAAGATCTAAGGCATTTATCCATTGTATTGCTACATATTGTTCCAAGCACTAAAACAATTGTAATACTAAAAACCGCAAAATAAATGAGAAAAAGGCCTGAAACAAATTGATTATTGTTATTAGAAAAATATTCCAAAGGCTTACCAGGTCTGTCATTCTCTGATTCTCGCTCTCTGTCAAATTTGTCCCACTCTGTCAGTAAATGTTTTGGATAATGCCCCTTGACTAATGATACATCATTGACATGGATAAAGTTACATGCCATGTTTTTATCACAGCTGTCCAGGGCACTCAGttctctgaaaaaaatatttagaaaaacctgtcaaatgattttttttcccagAAAGTGAGAAGCACGCCAGGTCatgaatagaaaaaaaaaatttgtaaaggtaaacaaaagttacaaaatatttatgatgCAATAAAAGTAATTCTGCTAAAAGGTAAATCTGGCATTTGAAAATCTTGAGGGGCTCTAAACATTTTTAACTTATACATCTGTTTTGTGATTTAGGGTAACCGAATATCCAATGGTTTAACACAAGTAGCATGTCAAATCTCTGTCATTGTAGAAAGGAAAAGCTTGCTACTCACTTTGAAATGACAATCTCAGGTAGAATATCTTCAAATGACTTCTGTGGTTCATCATTCACGGGGAAATCACCTTCAATTGGTATTATCTACAGAGAGACAATGTAAAGAGCTTGAAGTCTTATGTTTCCCGGCACGTTCACAGATTCACTAATACTCTACACATTATTACCCACTGGTGTAACAACATCAACCCATACATCCCCCATCTCTATGGCGATGTGCCTGCATTTGAGGTTGTGCTGCATGGCGAGGTATAAATGAATGAACCTTTCTGTAAATTCATGgttgatatgaatattcacAAGTATGGTGTACACAGAGTAAAACCATTCAGAAAGCACACGGGTTGAAAAAAGAAAGCAACCTTGTATAAGCAAAGTAtttcagaacaaacaaaattgtatGTATGATTTGTGTTGATTATATTACATTTTCTATAAGTGTGCACAAACGTATATGTTCAAATCCTACAATCGCGTGGACACGACTAATGTCACAAAACTGTTAAAAACTTGTCTCTTGAAATGGGCCAGTGACACCAAAAAGTGATCGTCGACAACCCAAAATACATCAGACGGGAAGCCACCATCTCACTGACTCTACTTACCTTCAGTGCAACAGACAGTCCATGATTCTGTGTCCTGAAGACCTCGCCGAAAGTTCCTTCACCAATCTTGCTGCACCTGTTCAGCACACCTTTGGGAATACATTTGCTGAAGCTGATGGGCTGTGTCTGTCCGCACTGCATCAGCACCTTCTCACGGGGCGGAACTTGCCTCACCTTTTCTTTCTTGACAGGGGTTAATGCTTCCTGTATAGAGAAACAACATCTTGTGCTGGTAATTCTCCAAGGAAAAGAAATCACACTTGCAAAAGATACTCCGATAACAATACTTAAATTCACCAATCTCTTCACGTCTCTTGCTTACATATACAGTCCTGCAGATAGCGTTTAATACACAAGGGAAtgatatttaacccttttcctgccaagtccatatttcaccaccaggtcaagatggttaaaattaatgaaacacaacgtattccatatgatgtattttaacataatactttacatttgaaggctgttgaaaacataatactgtaaagttgatttttttttgacaaaagatgctataacataccaagccaagtgggtcaaaatacgtcatgttttggctcaataccgctttttactgacttggctgatggggaagtgatacagttattactgtctggcaggaaaagggttaatgtccaTCTCTGCAGGCTCTACAAGAGAAGACtcccttttcaaaatctgtagatttcatttcattcatattgCCAACACCATTGTTCAAATTGATGCTGGATCGTAGGTTTTGGATAAGGAACCTTCAATCCCTGTCACTCACAATTCACATCTCTGCATAAATTTTAGATGAAGACactttggcaggaaaaacaGAAAACCTATTATAGAAATCACTCACCTTAAATGACTCTGCTTTCAAAAAGGACTTGACTGCACTCTTTGCAGGCGTTGTTACCGATGGAAAGCCATAAAAACTTGTTTCGGAGCCACTGTCAAGAAACTCTATCATGAACTTATCCCTGTTTTGCTTTTCGGCACTCTCTGACATGTCCCCGCCTGTGCCATCCCCATCACTATGGCAACTGCTAACATCCATGCCTTCCTCATCCTCATCACTACAGCTGTTGATGCTGAGCATTGATATATCCTGGACAATTTCCTCTAACTCCTCGTCGCTTGCAGATTGTGTGCGCTTCATCAGTCTTTCAAGGGTACTCGGAGTCAATGGCTCTAACTTTACCACACAGTTCTGGCATGATCCGGCACTACTCCTGCTGGACTTTTCCCGGATTTGTTGCGTTGATTTGTCATGGCTGTGCACGGACAAACCTGACAGATTGTTGGCCGACAATCGTTCGAGGGATACACTGCAAGGTTTCACTATCTGACAGTTAGGAGTGCTATTTGAGCTTCTTTCAACGTCCATGCCGACAGGCTCTCCAGACAGCAAGCTAACATTTCCCGAGTCCTTTCCTCCACTCTCTTTTCCGGGATTAAAGGCAGCATTTCTGGGGAAGGGAGTGCTTGTTTGTCCATGTTCCAGTCCGGGATCACTACCCGTGCAAACAGGAGTGCTCGCTTCATTAGAATCATAAGCACTGTCCTTAAAATCCCTGTTTGCGTGTACAGTCAGCAAGGGTGGTGTTTCAAGGGTTCTGTCAGTCGCACTCGCGCTCTCAGACCGAAGTCTTCCAAAATCTGACGGTGAAGTCTTGGCCACCTCCAATTCACATTTCTCAATCTCACTCAGATCAAGTGCAATCCTCTCCTCCTGTCTGGGTAGTCTCACCTCagtccttgaattttttttacactTCCGACTCAGCTTGGTGTACTGTCGTGTCTTTGTCTTCCTGTCGTCTGCGGGCAAATTTTCCTTGTCCCTTGCTGATATCCTTGTCAACATTTTTGGTACAGGTTTAGCATTTGACACATGCTGTAtagatgtaaaaaaaatttgacaataTCAGAGTAACTTTCCTGGAACCGCTTCACagaataatttcattttacaaaagagTGGAAAAAAGTGAAGGGAAATACTGTTGAAGATTATACTTCTAGAGAAGTTTCCGATGTCACTGCAAGGTTTTCCATTTTGATACAGTTTGCACCTCAGAAATGAAAGATTTTAACTTTGCTGacactttcctcaagcaaattttcaaccatttgctttcataatcaggaataaaaatcagggtcaccatgcaaattttggtacaagagaaaaatattaaatttgtgaCTTTCCACAAGCTAGAGAAACAGTTTAACCCTTATTCTGCCTGACAGTATCACCTGGCGGTGGAGAACAATGTACAGTCTAAATAGATGTCCCTGAGGTGTGGACAGAACAtgcctcaaggacagatattccgactctcaaatttctgcaattcttttctgatctaccacttgtgggggctaattttaaagctcttggaaaaataacaacttttaccattttagtttttcgaaaatacaaaatttaatttttttcccatagagttgacacagggatggtggccattttgaattcaaatatcgcaaaatgttaggtaaatttttttcactagttccaaacttcgcctggtgacccccgatttttattgtt of the Ptychodera flava strain L36383 chromosome 20, AS_Pfla_20210202, whole genome shotgun sequence genome contains:
- the LOC139120198 gene encoding uncharacterized protein, encoding MPPKKRQVWAYGRHKKRMIKNDPDDWLSPTTKAVDPTPVFSSPDSEHSHNSDETNTDNPIGRLLCETMQRQSPLLDEILATPEVVAKKKARTLAEDTPDLDVVVKLHKENDHFMITARRRACSPVSSLCFSDNSNFSMHVSNAKPVPKMLTRISARDKENLPADDRKTKTRQYTKLSRKCKKNSRTEVRLPRQEERIALDLSEIEKCELEVAKTSPSDFGRLRSESASATDRTLETPPLLTVHANRDFKDSAYDSNEASTPVCTGSDPGLEHGQTSTPFPRNAAFNPGKESGGKDSGNVSLLSGEPVGMDVERSSNSTPNCQIVKPCSVSLERLSANNLSGLSVHSHDKSTQQIREKSSRSSAGSCQNCVVKLEPLTPSTLERLMKRTQSASDEELEEIVQDISMLSINSCSDEDEEGMDVSSCHSDGDGTGGDMSESAEKQNRDKFMIEFLDSGSETSFYGFPSVTTPAKSAVKSFLKAESFKEALTPVKKEKVRQVPPREKVLMQCGQTQPISFSKCIPKGVLNRCSKIGEGTFGEVFRTQNHGLSVALKIIPIEGDFPVNDEPQKSFEDILPEIVISKELSALDSCDKNMACNFIHVNDVSLVKGHYPKHLLTEWDKFDRERESENDRPDMFNSNQLFIILEFADGGSDLEHFQFDNILQAKSVLHQVTCALAVAERALHFEHRDLHWGNILVRHTDVESLFYKLNGEMLEVPTNGVEVNIIDFTMSRLQKDGCTVFCNLATDETLFEGEGDYQFEVYRLMKKYNSNNWEKSCPITNVLWLRYLTDKLLKGKKYKSTKQLASTRKQFREFFKDGLSYSSAEEVLLKSNLF